One genomic window of Desulfurococcus mucosus DSM 2162 includes the following:
- a CDS encoding phospholipase D-like domain-containing protein, with protein sequence MQARVVDTGARSILVVFAVGVVAGLIAGIYVYSRLETGGGVAVNNTCSMSLLLDREYYSAALKALGNAERSVYVIMYVVKYDPREAGDPVNSLLNALRDLREKGVDVKVVVDDETYRSYRETIDYMVASGIPVRLDESASRTTHAKILIVDNSTLILGSHNWTESALTMNHEASVETNCHSLVSKALSYFDSIWGSGRSVAST encoded by the coding sequence ATGCAGGCCAGGGTGGTTGACACGGGTGCTAGAAGCATTCTCGTGGTTTTCGCGGTTGGAGTCGTAGCCGGGTTGATTGCAGGCATATATGTATACAGCAGGCTTGAAACAGGCGGAGGAGTTGCGGTTAACAACACTTGCTCCATGAGCCTGCTCCTGGACAGAGAGTACTATAGTGCGGCTTTGAAAGCCCTGGGTAACGCGGAGAGAAGCGTGTATGTGATAATGTATGTGGTCAAGTATGATCCACGGGAGGCAGGGGACCCGGTTAACTCACTGCTAAATGCGTTGAGAGATCTACGGGAGAAAGGCGTCGATGTTAAGGTCGTAGTGGATGATGAAACATATAGGTCCTACAGGGAGACCATAGACTACATGGTGGCCTCCGGGATACCGGTGAGGCTCGATGAATCCGCCTCGAGGACTACTCATGCGAAGATCCTCATAGTAGATAACTCCACACTGATACTTGGAAGCCATAACTGGACTGAGTCGGCCTTGACGATGAATCATGAAGCCTCCGTTGAAACCAACTGCCATAGCCTGGTCTCGAAGGCCCTCTCATACTTCGACAGTATATGGGGAAGCGGCCGCAGCGTGGCCTCTACGTGA